From a region of the Helicobacter hepaticus ATCC 51449 genome:
- a CDS encoding tyrosine-type recombinase/integrase, giving the protein MKYPLNYKNEFSSSLLFWITRFIRYKLTTLSNHQVNDKSSILQAINTLSNDKISNIDELENICKKARKAGMIGINTYSTPLLKLYAFLTQSSIDTMEDIDEEVLSDFLSVETSALSNASKKNYRIALIGFFGYIDKQNESDGASYVYDITLKISSLQGKSGQKLPSFLNQKELEQFLRAIDESQLGEKVAARNKLIIKLIVYTGIRVSEALNLRCKDILPAKDCYLISIRGKGNKPRVVMIRQSHIQNLLNTWLTQRLGFSPMHDLLFCNAKGKALTQSYIYKNVENILTQAGIRKEKNGAHMLRHSFATLLYQQKHDLVMVQEALGHSDLNTSRIYTHFDMERLQEVVSVMDNISNKTHST; this is encoded by the coding sequence ATGAAATATCCGCTTAATTATAAAAATGAATTTTCTTCTAGTTTGCTTTTTTGGATTACGAGATTTATACGTTATAAGCTTACAACACTATCTAACCATCAAGTAAATGATAAATCAAGCATTCTTCAGGCAATAAATACATTAAGTAATGATAAAATAAGTAATATAGATGAATTAGAAAATATCTGTAAAAAAGCGAGAAAAGCGGGTATGATAGGGATTAATACTTACTCTACCCCGCTACTCAAACTTTACGCTTTCCTTACGCAAAGCTCTATTGATACAATGGAGGATATTGATGAGGAAGTATTAAGCGATTTTTTAAGTGTGGAGACAAGTGCTCTTTCTAACGCAAGTAAAAAAAACTATCGCATTGCTCTCATTGGTTTTTTTGGTTATATTGATAAGCAAAATGAGAGTGATGGTGCATCTTATGTATATGATATTACACTCAAAATCAGCTCATTACAAGGCAAAAGTGGACAAAAACTCCCCTCATTTTTAAATCAAAAAGAATTAGAACAATTCTTGCGCGCTATTGATGAATCTCAACTTGGGGAAAAAGTCGCTGCGCGTAACAAACTTATTATCAAACTCATTGTTTATACAGGCATACGCGTAAGTGAAGCTCTTAATCTCCGCTGTAAAGATATTTTACCAGCTAAAGACTGCTATCTTATAAGTATTCGCGGTAAAGGCAACAAGCCGCGTGTAGTAATGATACGACAATCCCATATTCAGAATCTTCTTAATACCTGGCTTACGCAACGTTTGGGTTTTTCTCCAATGCACGATTTACTCTTTTGTAATGCCAAGGGAAAAGCCCTCACGCAGAGCTATATTTATAAAAATGTGGAGAATATTTTAACTCAAGCAGGGATTCGTAAAGAAAAAAATGGCGCACATATGCTACGGCACTCTTTTGCTACCCTGCTCTATCAGCAAAAACACGATTTAGTAATGGTGCAAGAAGCACTTGGACATTCGGATTTAAATACAAGTCGTATTTATACGCATTTTGATATGGAACGTTTGCAAGAAGTTGTCAGTGTAATGGATAATATATCCAATAAAACTCATTCTACTTAA
- a CDS encoding phosphatase PAP2 family protein, which translates to MNSPLYLTPKASNLAMCLISVCALILWLYEPKLYSDVFRFMLFPLGLVWLLQKRYILLKYFIVITAVILGIAFVCKYTFFYMANYFMDNVWVENIAHIAKRPINGEFKGFPSGHTTAAFIAAAFAWQYMSKKWGIFFIFLAFMVGYARIISLWHTPIQVCAGALLGFVGSLVFISFINKKPKVQH; encoded by the coding sequence ATGAACTCTCCTTTATATCTTACTCCAAAAGCCAGTAATCTTGCAATGTGTCTCATAAGCGTATGTGCTTTAATTTTATGGCTTTATGAACCAAAATTATATAGCGATGTATTTCGTTTTATGCTTTTTCCTCTTGGGTTAGTATGGCTTTTGCAAAAACGATATATACTCTTAAAATATTTTATAGTAATTACGGCTGTTATTTTGGGTATTGCATTTGTTTGTAAATATACCTTTTTTTATATGGCAAATTATTTTATGGATAATGTATGGGTAGAAAACATTGCCCACATTGCAAAGCGTCCAATTAATGGTGAGTTTAAAGGTTTTCCTAGTGGGCATACGACAGCGGCGTTTATTGCTGCAGCATTTGCGTGGCAATATATGAGCAAAAAATGGGGTATATTTTTTATATTTTTAGCATTTATGGTAGGTTATGCTCGTATTATCAGTTTATGGCACACGCCAATTCAAGTATGTGCAGGTGCATTACTTGGCTTTGTAGGGAGTTTAGTGTTTATAAGTTTTATTAATAAAAAGCCTAAAGTGCAGCATTGA
- a CDS encoding agmatine deiminase family protein codes for MKKIKYRLKAEWEEQIAILMAFPHKNSDWAIHIEVARECFVRIIEQILYFESVILCVDINDDEGMALLHTHFKKHITFAQNETFKSYNQQYGLHIVRVPTNDTWARDFGGISVEAEGGIALFDFVFNGWGLKYPANYDNQITQNIVCEAFKNTHLSPLVKRIFSSYRPIKTDMILEGGSIESNGAGVLLTNTQCLLEKNRNSHLSQDEIESKLKEYFGLDSVLWLTQGYLAGDDTDSHIDTLARFISEDTIAYITCDDKQDEHFESLKSMEAELRALKQSNGEPYKLIPLPFTQAIYDEQGQRLPASYANFLFVNGGLLVPTYGDKNDKKALEILSLALPTRRVVGVDCRSLILWHGSLHCVSMQVYDTL; via the coding sequence ATGAAAAAAATCAAATATAGACTTAAGGCGGAATGGGAGGAACAAATAGCTATATTAATGGCTTTTCCGCACAAAAATAGCGATTGGGCAATACATATTGAGGTAGCTCGAGAATGTTTTGTGCGTATTATAGAGCAGATTCTATATTTTGAATCAGTAATACTTTGTGTGGATATTAATGATGATGAGGGAATGGCATTATTGCACACACATTTTAAAAAACATATTACATTTGCCCAAAATGAGACATTTAAATCGTATAATCAACAATATGGGCTTCATATTGTTCGTGTGCCCACAAATGATACTTGGGCGAGGGATTTTGGAGGTATTAGCGTGGAAGCAGAGGGGGGCATAGCCCTATTTGATTTTGTCTTTAATGGTTGGGGGCTAAAATATCCTGCAAATTATGACAATCAAATTACGCAAAATATTGTTTGTGAAGCTTTCAAAAATACTCATTTATCGCCACTTGTAAAAAGAATTTTTTCATCTTATCGTCCCATAAAAACTGATATGATTCTTGAGGGTGGCAGTATAGAAAGCAATGGGGCAGGGGTATTGCTTACTAATACACAATGTCTCCTTGAAAAAAATCGCAATTCTCATCTTAGCCAAGATGAAATAGAATCTAAGCTTAAAGAGTATTTTGGATTAGATTCTGTATTGTGGCTTACACAAGGCTATCTTGCAGGAGATGATACAGATAGTCATATTGATACACTAGCGCGTTTTATTAGTGAGGATACGATTGCTTACATCACTTGTGATGATAAGCAAGATGAGCATTTTGAATCTCTTAAGAGTATGGAGGCGGAGCTACGCGCTTTAAAACAATCTAATGGAGAGCCATATAAGCTTATTCCTCTGCCTTTTACTCAAGCTATTTATGATGAACAAGGACAACGGCTACCTGCGAGCTATGCAAATTTCCTTTTTGTCAATGGAGGTTTGCTTGTGCCAACTTATGGGGATAAAAATGATAAAAAGGCACTTGAGATTCTCTCTCTCGCATTGCCTACACGCAGGGTAGTGGGTGTGGATTGTCGCTCATTGATTTTATGGCACGGCAGTTTACATTGCGTGAGTATGCAGGTATATGATACATTATAA
- a CDS encoding TonB-dependent receptor plug domain-containing protein — protein sequence MILSSFKGSPILSFTFASICSSILFADETLSSTKLSPLISAAHPISNANISVIDDTFLTHTQANNLRDIFAKDAEIQVGGGAQIAQKLYVRGFEDRMFRVRLDGITQGGNLFHHQGNLLIDPFLIKSIEIEKGLAKPEDGAGALAGGINIITKNAFDMLLPNRSYGAHFVLGGQSNKGIDTALATYGKITENIGLLASYSFDDVPYYRAGNGDKVSSSKTRSHNALFKLSFLPNANHSLNLNYHFNNVNAIAPYGANVLLSQDPKLYDNTLFSHAISTQYAYVPTDNFTLLWNTFYSYKNLTLSPIGAVSSTDHEKAHDLSLHHLGSDIMLKHYFSPVRHYIKYGLNYQLITTKEHNLDGHDRDDNNQGHELGAIYGGFIGANFNFLESLSLDVGSRYDVFTYRDKVNTRHNTQGFSPYISLLYAPTNELSFKITQNYNTRGAMPLDASLLSNPHVKITPLKAEGMYNTELNMDYDNSLFSVHISLYHQYLKNFINSYVNSGSHTNGATHAHGDSFRENMASAIRIIGYEASMGLDFSFIDVHMGIAQSFPTYRQKLITDTFELAAVSGRSYFLSAGIRPFDFLPQFRILWLSRFVEGINYQGYNMYYNDTESVTKKGYNTHNLYLTYDVKSYLSVRLAFLNLTNQTYINPMSPLKELFSKGEGTPLYEPGFSTKAQIALSF from the coding sequence ATGATACTTTCTTCTTTTAAAGGTTCACCTATTTTAAGTTTTACTTTTGCATCAATTTGCAGTAGCATACTTTTTGCCGATGAAACACTTTCTTCCACAAAACTTTCTCCCCTTATTTCAGCAGCTCACCCTATCAGCAATGCTAATATAAGCGTTATAGATGATACCTTTCTTACCCATACGCAAGCAAATAATCTCCGAGATATCTTTGCCAAAGACGCCGAGATACAAGTTGGCGGTGGTGCACAAATTGCACAAAAACTCTACGTGAGAGGCTTTGAAGATAGAATGTTTCGTGTGAGGCTTGATGGAATCACGCAAGGAGGAAATCTCTTTCATCACCAAGGCAACCTTCTTATTGACCCATTTTTAATTAAAAGCATAGAGATAGAAAAAGGTTTAGCAAAACCAGAAGATGGTGCAGGTGCACTTGCAGGGGGGATTAATATCATAACAAAAAATGCGTTTGATATGCTCTTACCAAATCGCAGTTATGGGGCACATTTTGTATTAGGAGGACAAAGCAATAAAGGTATAGACACCGCTCTTGCTACATACGGGAAAATTACAGAGAATATAGGTTTGCTCGCAAGCTATAGCTTTGATGATGTGCCTTATTATCGTGCAGGAAATGGAGACAAGGTCTCCTCCTCTAAAACGCGCTCGCATAATGCACTTTTTAAATTAAGTTTTCTTCCTAATGCAAATCATTCGCTTAACCTTAACTATCATTTTAATAATGTAAATGCCATAGCTCCCTATGGTGCTAATGTTTTGCTTAGCCAAGATCCAAAACTTTATGATAATACCCTCTTTTCTCACGCCATAAGCACACAATACGCTTATGTGCCAACTGATAATTTTACTTTATTGTGGAATACTTTTTATTCATATAAGAATCTTACACTTTCACCTATTGGAGCAGTATCTAGCACTGATCACGAAAAAGCACACGATTTAAGTTTGCATCATCTTGGAAGCGATATAATGTTGAAACACTACTTTAGCCCTGTGCGTCATTATATAAAATATGGTTTAAACTATCAGCTTATCACTACCAAAGAACACAATCTTGATGGACACGATAGAGATGATAATAATCAAGGACACGAATTAGGTGCTATTTATGGCGGATTTATTGGAGCAAATTTTAACTTTTTAGAATCTCTAAGCCTTGATGTAGGTTCGCGCTATGATGTCTTCACTTATCGTGATAAAGTTAATACAAGGCATAATACTCAAGGATTTAGCCCTTATATCTCGCTTCTTTATGCTCCAACAAATGAACTTAGCTTTAAAATCACACAAAATTATAATACACGTGGAGCTATGCCTCTTGATGCTTCATTGCTCTCAAATCCTCACGTAAAAATTACTCCATTAAAAGCAGAAGGAATGTATAACACAGAGCTTAATATGGATTATGATAATAGCCTCTTTAGTGTGCATATAAGTCTCTATCATCAATATTTAAAAAACTTTATCAATAGCTATGTCAATTCAGGTAGCCATACAAATGGTGCTACTCATGCTCACGGTGATTCTTTTCGTGAGAATATGGCTAGCGCTATACGAATAATTGGCTATGAAGCGAGTATGGGGCTAGATTTTAGTTTTATTGATGTGCATATGGGTATTGCTCAAAGCTTTCCTACATATAGGCAAAAACTCATTACTGATACTTTTGAGCTTGCTGCCGTAAGTGGGAGAAGTTATTTTTTGAGTGCGGGAATCCGCCCTTTTGACTTTCTACCGCAATTTCGTATTTTATGGCTTAGTCGTTTTGTAGAGGGAATAAATTATCAAGGTTACAATATGTATTATAATGATACCGAATCTGTAACTAAAAAAGGCTATAACACGCATAATCTTTATTTAACCTATGATGTGAAGTCTTATTTGAGTGTGCGTTTAGCATTTTTAAATCTTACAAATCAAACTTACATAAACCCTATGAGTCCGCTTAAGGAACTCTTTTCAAAAGGAGAAGGCACA
- a CDS encoding DJ-1 family glyoxalase III codes for MMKNVLLPIARGFEEIELVSVADILRRAGVRVVVASLDSHKRVLGAHHIVIEADSALPELEMEHFNAIVLAGGYNGMQNLANNELIKLWLTTFKQEQKLIAAICASPIVLDKAGVLEGEFTCYPGCENQINMQGKNRNAEAVVKNGNIITSVGPATANVFALTIVKELCGGEKAQELYEELQMPSLKAYL; via the coding sequence TTGATGAAGAATGTTTTACTTCCTATTGCAAGAGGATTTGAAGAAATTGAGTTAGTATCTGTGGCAGATATTTTAAGACGCGCAGGTGTGCGGGTGGTAGTCGCTAGTCTTGATTCTCATAAACGCGTTTTGGGAGCACATCATATTGTAATCGAAGCGGATTCTGCCTTGCCCGAGCTTGAAATGGAACATTTCAATGCTATTGTCCTCGCAGGAGGTTATAATGGAATGCAAAATCTTGCCAACAATGAACTCATTAAGCTATGGCTCACGACCTTTAAGCAAGAACAAAAGCTCATAGCTGCAATTTGTGCCTCCCCTATCGTGCTTGATAAGGCGGGGGTGCTTGAGGGTGAATTTACTTGTTATCCTGGTTGCGAAAATCAAATCAATATGCAAGGCAAAAATAGAAATGCGGAAGCGGTAGTAAAAAATGGTAATATTATCACTTCAGTTGGTCCTGCTACAGCAAATGTATTTGCCCTTACTATCGTAAAAGAACTTTGTGGCGGAGAAAAAGCACAAGAGCTTTATGAAGAATTGCAAATGCCCTCTCTCAAGGCGTACTTATAA
- the tsaD gene encoding tRNA (adenosine(37)-N6)-threonylcarbamoyltransferase complex transferase subunit TsaD, which translates to MILSIESSCDDSSLALMSINDASLLYHIKLSQDEEHSTYGGIVPEIASRLHAQRLPEILKKLKAFLNNDLSPIKAVAVTTRPGLSVTLIEGLMMAKALCLGLQVPLICVNHLKGHIYSLLIHKATSDMQAILPKNTSLPQPLGILLVSGGHTQILHMRDFNAISLIAQSLDDSFGESFDKVAKYLGLGYPGGPVIESYATTFMRDFPHIAPHSFPVPLLHNQKLQFSFSGLKNAVRLAIQALPQPLSLKDRGSICAGFQQSACEHIVRKVRLYFQSAQAQDLEHFAIVGGASANTYLRTTLNELCEEYNKQLHLADLAFCADNAAMIGVCAIEHYKRGDFTPIDEAQISPKSLLNDFL; encoded by the coding sequence ATGATCTTAAGCATAGAATCAAGCTGCGATGATAGCTCACTTGCCCTAATGAGCATTAATGATGCTTCGCTTCTTTATCATATCAAACTTTCTCAAGATGAAGAACATAGCACTTATGGTGGGATTGTGCCAGAAATTGCTTCAAGACTTCACGCTCAAAGACTTCCAGAGATTCTAAAAAAGCTCAAAGCATTTCTCAATAACGATTTATCTCCTATTAAAGCAGTCGCGGTAACCACGCGTCCGGGACTAAGTGTAACACTCATTGAAGGTTTGATGATGGCAAAGGCACTTTGTCTTGGTTTGCAAGTGCCGCTTATTTGTGTTAATCACCTTAAGGGACATATTTATTCGCTTTTGATTCATAAAGCCACTTCAGATATGCAAGCCATTCTCCCTAAAAACACCTCTCTACCCCAACCTCTTGGCATTTTGCTTGTATCTGGCGGGCATACACAGATTCTCCATATGCGCGATTTTAATGCCATAAGCCTTATCGCTCAAAGCCTTGATGATAGCTTTGGGGAAAGCTTTGATAAAGTAGCTAAATATTTGGGATTAGGTTATCCGGGTGGTCCTGTTATAGAATCTTATGCTACAACTTTTATGCGCGACTTTCCACATATTGCGCCTCATAGTTTTCCTGTGCCACTTTTGCATAATCAAAAACTACAATTTAGCTTTTCGGGTTTAAAAAATGCCGTAAGACTTGCCATTCAAGCTCTACCCCAACCTCTTAGCCTCAAAGATAGAGGAAGTATCTGTGCAGGATTCCAACAAAGCGCGTGTGAACATATCGTGCGCAAAGTAAGATTATATTTTCAAAGCGCGCAGGCACAAGATTTAGAACATTTTGCTATTGTAGGAGGAGCAAGCGCAAATACATACCTACGCACCACCCTAAATGAGCTTTGTGAGGAGTATAATAAACAGCTTCATCTCGCTGACCTTGCTTTTTGTGCTGATAATGCAGCAATGATTGGCGTGTGTGCCATAGAGCATTATAAAAGGGGAGATTTTACACCCATAGATGAAGCGCAAATCTCGCCTAAAAGTTTGCTAAATGATTTTTTATAA